A region of Thermus caldifontis DNA encodes the following proteins:
- the ybeY gene encoding rRNA maturation RNase YbeY yields MRKPSTVGIVANKRPPKGLIPRLRRALSALMEELGVGEKAVTVILTGDRRIRTLKREWWGEDEATDVLSFPHYEPGDPFVPLHLGDIWISLDTAKRQAEERGVPLEEEVLTLAAHGLWHLLGHDHQKEEDWEGFHRVQERILSL; encoded by the coding sequence ATGAGGAAGCCGAGCACAGTGGGGATCGTGGCCAATAAAAGGCCCCCCAAAGGCCTTATCCCCAGGCTCCGCCGGGCCCTTTCCGCCCTGATGGAGGAACTGGGGGTGGGGGAAAAGGCGGTCACGGTCATCCTTACCGGGGATCGCAGGATCCGAACCCTGAAACGGGAATGGTGGGGAGAGGATGAGGCCACGGATGTCCTTTCCTTTCCCCACTATGAGCCCGGGGACCCCTTTGTGCCCCTGCACCTGGGGGATATCTGGATCAGCCTGGACACCGCCAAAAGGCAGGCGGAGGAAAGAGGGGTTCCCCTGGAGGAGGAGGTGCTCACCCTGGCGGCCCATGGGCTATGGCACCTCCTGGGCCACGACCACCAGAAGGAGGAGGATTGGGAAGGGTTCCACCGCGTCCAAGAGAGGATCCTCAGCCTCTAA
- a CDS encoding PhoH family protein, which produces MARNPEEAQRLVIPLKPEETLAFLGQADRNLKKLRSLLREAFGDRLKLIMRGNQVELEGEGEALGVAERAVRDLLALLRQGAELDPPTLEQAVALALQGEGLYQATTPETELALPGRLRPKTPGQRRYVEAIATHDITFGIGPAGTGKTYLAVAMAVSHLRAKRVKRIILTRPAVEAGEKLGFLPGDIQAKVDPYLRPLYDALFDMIDAERFEQYLQSGIIEVAPLAFMRGRTLNDAFIILDEAQNTTPEQMKMFLTRMGFSSKMVITGDITQIDLPKHQRSGLVEATRILKGIEGIAFIYFKESDVVRHPLVARIIKAYEEAEHSGDRGQ; this is translated from the coding sequence ATGGCACGAAATCCTGAAGAAGCCCAAAGGCTGGTAATCCCCCTAAAGCCCGAGGAAACCCTGGCCTTTTTGGGCCAGGCGGACCGCAACCTGAAAAAGCTCCGCTCCCTTTTGCGAGAGGCCTTCGGCGACCGGCTCAAACTCATCATGCGGGGCAACCAGGTGGAGCTGGAGGGCGAAGGGGAAGCCCTGGGGGTGGCCGAGCGGGCCGTGCGGGACCTCCTAGCCCTCCTAAGGCAAGGGGCAGAGCTGGATCCCCCCACCCTGGAACAGGCGGTGGCCCTGGCCCTGCAGGGGGAGGGCCTGTACCAGGCCACCACCCCGGAAACCGAGCTGGCGCTACCCGGCCGCCTCAGGCCCAAAACCCCGGGGCAGAGGCGGTACGTGGAGGCCATCGCCACCCATGACATCACCTTCGGCATCGGCCCTGCCGGTACCGGGAAAACCTACCTGGCGGTGGCCATGGCCGTGAGCCACCTCCGGGCCAAAAGGGTCAAGCGCATCATCCTCACCCGGCCGGCAGTGGAGGCGGGGGAAAAGCTGGGGTTTTTGCCCGGGGACATCCAAGCCAAGGTGGATCCCTACCTCCGCCCCCTCTACGACGCCCTCTTTGACATGATCGACGCCGAACGCTTTGAGCAGTACCTCCAGTCCGGGATCATCGAGGTGGCCCCCTTGGCCTTCATGCGGGGCCGGACCCTCAACGACGCCTTCATCATCCTGGACGAGGCGCAAAACACCACCCCCGAGCAGATGAAGATGTTCCTGACCCGTATGGGCTTCTCCTCCAAGATGGTCATCACCGGGGACATCACCCAGATCGACCTGCCCAAGCACCAAAGGTCGGGCCTCGTGGAGGCCACCCGCATCCTGAAGGGCATTGAGGGCATCGCCTTCATCTACTTCAAGGAGTCCGACGTGGTGCGCCACCCCCTGGTGGCCCGCATCATCAAGGCCTATGAGGAAGCCGAGCACAGTGGGGATCGTGGCCAATAA
- the lysS gene encoding lysine--tRNA ligase, protein MNEQTRQRLLNLEALVEAGFPPYPYRYPKTHSAREILSAKEGAPPESEWPEEVALAGRIVALRRMGKVTFAHLLDGSGKIQLYFQKDLTPQYGLLKKLDVGDILGVKGTVFTTKTGEVTVKVLSWTPLVKSLHPLPDKWHGIKDKEVRYRQRYLDLIVNPEVREIFQRRTAMVRYIRRFFEERGFLEVETPILQPTTGGAEARPFKTYHNALDHEFYLRISLELYLKRLLVGGLEKVFEIGRNFRNEGIDHNHNPEFTMLEAYWAYADYQDMAKLVEELLSGLVLHLFGSYQVPYQGRTLDFTPPFRRISFVEALKEKAGLAFDPLDLERLRIFADAHHPELAHVPSYKLLDKLFGIYVEPELQNPTFVFDFPLAISPLAKRHREKPGLTERWDLYAAGMELAPAYSELNDPLDQRERFLEQARRRKEGDEEAPEPDEDFLLALEYGMPPAAGLGLGLDRLAMILTDQPSLRDVLLFPLLKPKRELVEEET, encoded by the coding sequence ATGAACGAGCAGACACGGCAACGCCTACTCAACCTGGAAGCCCTGGTGGAGGCGGGTTTTCCACCCTACCCCTACCGCTACCCCAAAACCCACAGTGCAAGGGAAATCCTATCCGCCAAGGAGGGGGCCCCCCCGGAAAGCGAGTGGCCCGAAGAGGTGGCCTTAGCCGGGCGCATCGTGGCCCTTAGGCGCATGGGCAAGGTCACCTTTGCCCACCTCCTGGACGGAAGCGGCAAGATTCAGCTTTACTTTCAGAAGGATCTGACCCCCCAGTATGGGCTTCTCAAAAAGCTGGATGTGGGGGACATCCTGGGGGTCAAGGGCACGGTCTTCACCACCAAAACCGGCGAGGTTACGGTAAAGGTCCTCTCCTGGACCCCTTTGGTGAAAAGCCTCCACCCCCTCCCCGACAAGTGGCACGGGATCAAGGACAAGGAGGTGCGCTACCGGCAGCGCTACCTGGACCTGATCGTCAACCCCGAGGTCCGGGAGATTTTCCAACGGCGCACCGCCATGGTGCGCTATATTCGCCGCTTCTTTGAGGAGCGGGGGTTTTTAGAGGTGGAAACCCCCATCCTCCAGCCCACCACCGGCGGGGCGGAGGCCAGGCCCTTCAAGACCTACCACAATGCCCTGGACCACGAGTTCTACCTGAGGATCTCCTTGGAACTCTACCTGAAGCGCCTTTTGGTGGGCGGCTTGGAAAAGGTTTTTGAGATCGGTCGGAACTTCCGCAACGAGGGGATTGACCACAACCACAACCCTGAGTTCACCATGCTGGAGGCCTACTGGGCCTACGCCGACTACCAGGACATGGCCAAGCTGGTGGAGGAACTGCTTTCCGGCCTGGTCCTTCACCTCTTTGGCTCCTACCAGGTCCCCTACCAGGGCCGGACCCTGGACTTCACCCCACCCTTCCGCCGCATCTCCTTCGTGGAAGCCCTGAAGGAGAAAGCGGGCCTCGCCTTTGACCCCTTGGACCTGGAAAGGCTAAGGATTTTCGCGGATGCCCACCACCCGGAACTGGCCCATGTCCCCAGCTACAAGCTCCTGGACAAGCTTTTCGGCATCTACGTGGAGCCTGAGCTGCAAAACCCCACCTTCGTCTTTGACTTCCCCCTGGCCATCAGCCCCCTGGCCAAGCGGCACCGGGAAAAGCCCGGGCTTACCGAGCGCTGGGACCTCTATGCGGCCGGGATGGAGCTCGCCCCCGCCTACTCCGAGCTCAACGACCCCCTGGACCAAAGGGAGCGCTTCCTGGAACAGGCCAGGCGCAGGAAGGAAGGGGACGAGGAGGCCCCTGAGCCCGACGAGGACTTCCTCCTGGCCCTGGAGTACGGCATGCCCCCGGCGGCGGGGCTTGGCTTGGGCCTGGACCGCCTGGCCATGATCCTCACCGACCAGCCCTCTTTGAGGGATGTCCTCCTCTTCCCCCTCCTCAAGCCCAAGCGGGAGCTGGTGGAGGAAGAGACCTAG
- the aroE gene encoding shikimate dehydrogenase: MLRLAVLGYPIGHSLSPAMHRHALSALGLKGTYEAWETPLEALKERLEVVRQGYRGVNLTIPLKEAALPLLDWVSPEAKAIGAVNTVLSVEGRLLGFNTDAPGFLEALKAGGIPLVGPALVLGAGGAARAVAWSLREAGLRVWIWNRTWEKAQALAGAFGLEAVPLEKAQEAWLIVNATSVGLKDPGATPLPAELFPKEGAAVDLVYRPLWTRFLREAQERGLRVQTGLPMLAWQGALAFRIWTGLLPDPRGMEEAARRALEERA, from the coding sequence ATGCTGCGCTTGGCGGTTTTGGGGTATCCCATAGGCCATTCCCTTTCCCCCGCCATGCACCGCCATGCCCTGAGCGCCTTGGGGCTTAAGGGAACGTACGAGGCTTGGGAAACCCCCCTCGAGGCCCTAAAGGAGCGCTTAGAGGTGGTGCGTCAGGGGTACCGGGGGGTAAACCTGACCATTCCCCTCAAGGAGGCGGCCTTGCCCCTTTTGGATTGGGTTTCTCCGGAGGCAAAGGCCATTGGGGCGGTGAACACGGTGCTTTCCGTGGAGGGGAGGCTTCTTGGCTTCAACACCGATGCCCCAGGGTTTCTGGAAGCCCTAAAGGCCGGGGGGATTCCCCTGGTGGGCCCCGCCTTGGTCCTGGGGGCCGGAGGGGCAGCGCGGGCGGTGGCCTGGTCCCTAAGGGAGGCGGGCCTTAGGGTATGGATTTGGAACCGCACCTGGGAAAAGGCCCAGGCCTTGGCGGGGGCCTTTGGCCTCGAGGCGGTCCCCCTGGAGAAGGCCCAGGAGGCTTGGCTCATCGTGAACGCCACCAGCGTGGGGCTTAAGGACCCAGGGGCCACCCCCTTGCCGGCCGAGCTTTTCCCCAAGGAAGGGGCGGCGGTGGACCTGGTCTACCGCCCCCTTTGGACCCGGTTTCTAAGGGAGGCCCAGGAAAGGGGCCTTCGGGTGCAGACGGGGCTTCCCATGCTGGCCTGGCAAGGGGCCTTGGCCTTCCGCATCTGGACAGGCCTTCTCCCAGACCCCAGGGGCATGGAGGAGGCGGCCCGCCGGGCCTTGGAGGAAAGGGCATAG
- a CDS encoding NfeD family protein: MEAVKRLLALGILLSLALGKTYLIPIQGEIDPALAVFVDQALARAEREGASGVAFLIDTPGGRVDAAIRISDRILQTPLPTLAVVQNAFSAGALIALSCRQVVMLPGSEIGAALPVVALPLREPQAADQKIISALKGKFRAVAEARSRPVNLAEAMVDPSLEIPGLSAKGEPLTLSAEKAVELKVADFKAGSLAEALRQAGYTLETERLEPGPRVQVARFLTSSTVAGLLLALGLLLLLLELFTPGFGVAGALGLAFLALYFAGGWLAGLSGAFELILFFLGVALLLAEAFLFPGFGIAGALGVGAILASVYFTFGENALLVIAIAVIALGLGLLLVFRFLPRTRPARALVLESAISEHATGDEVEVGAIGVALTDLRPGGVARFGNKRVDVVANRGFLPKGTTLRVVEVRGPTVVVEALEE; this comes from the coding sequence ATGGAGGCGGTGAAAAGGCTATTGGCCTTAGGCATCCTCCTTTCCCTGGCCCTAGGGAAGACCTACCTCATCCCCATCCAAGGGGAGATAGACCCCGCCTTGGCCGTCTTTGTGGACCAGGCCCTGGCCCGGGCCGAACGGGAAGGGGCAAGCGGGGTGGCCTTCCTCATCGATACCCCTGGGGGCCGGGTGGACGCCGCCATCCGCATCTCCGACCGCATCCTGCAGACCCCCCTCCCCACCTTAGCCGTGGTGCAGAACGCCTTTTCCGCCGGGGCCTTGATCGCCCTTTCCTGCCGCCAGGTGGTCATGCTCCCAGGCTCGGAGATCGGGGCGGCCCTACCGGTGGTGGCCCTGCCCTTGCGGGAACCCCAGGCGGCGGACCAGAAAATCATCTCCGCCCTAAAGGGGAAGTTCCGCGCGGTGGCCGAGGCCCGGAGCAGGCCCGTGAACCTGGCAGAGGCCATGGTGGACCCCAGCCTGGAAATCCCTGGCCTCTCCGCCAAGGGGGAGCCCCTCACCCTTTCCGCCGAGAAGGCCGTGGAGCTGAAGGTGGCGGACTTCAAGGCGGGAAGCCTCGCCGAGGCCCTGCGCCAGGCGGGCTACACCTTGGAGACGGAAAGGCTGGAGCCGGGCCCCAGGGTGCAGGTGGCCCGTTTCCTCACCAGCTCCACCGTGGCCGGGCTCCTTTTGGCCTTGGGGCTTTTGCTCCTTCTCCTGGAGCTCTTCACCCCGGGGTTCGGGGTGGCGGGGGCCTTGGGGCTCGCCTTCCTGGCCCTTTACTTCGCCGGGGGGTGGCTGGCGGGGCTTTCCGGAGCCTTTGAACTTATCCTTTTCTTCCTAGGCGTGGCCCTTCTTCTCGCCGAAGCCTTCCTCTTTCCCGGTTTTGGCATCGCCGGAGCCTTGGGGGTGGGGGCTATTCTGGCCTCCGTGTACTTCACCTTTGGGGAGAATGCCCTTTTGGTCATCGCCATCGCGGTGATCGCCTTGGGCTTGGGCCTCCTCCTGGTCTTTCGCTTCCTGCCTAGAACCCGCCCGGCAAGGGCTTTGGTGCTGGAAAGCGCCATCTCGGAACACGCCACCGGGGACGAGGTGGAGGTGGGGGCTATCGGCGTGGCCCTCACGGACCTAAGGCCTGGGGGTGTGGCCCGCTTTGGCAACAAGCGCGTAGATGTGGTGGCCAACCGGGGCTTCCTGCCCAAGGGCACCACCTTAAGGGTGGTGGAGGTCAGGGGGCCCACGGTGGTGGTGGAAGCCTTGGAGGAGTGA
- a CDS encoding IMPACT family protein has translation MAYTLAAPVVHEETVQKSRFIAKAAPVASEEEALAFLAANREPQATHNCYAYKLGHLYRFSDDGEPTGTAGKPILHAIEAQGLDGVVVLVVRYFGGIKLGAGGLVRAYGGVAAEALRRAPKVPLVAWEEVRFWVPFSEVGRVHGLLRSRSLTVTEDYRPEGVRFCVRLPAGEKEEVLREVRNLTRGQVRVED, from the coding sequence ATGGCCTACACCCTGGCGGCCCCGGTGGTCCACGAGGAGACGGTCCAGAAGAGCCGCTTCATCGCCAAGGCGGCTCCGGTGGCCTCGGAGGAGGAGGCCTTGGCCTTTTTGGCGGCGAACCGTGAACCCCAGGCCACCCATAACTGCTATGCCTACAAGCTGGGCCACCTCTACCGTTTCTCTGACGACGGCGAGCCCACAGGCACCGCGGGCAAACCCATCCTTCACGCCATAGAGGCCCAGGGGCTGGATGGGGTGGTGGTCCTGGTGGTGCGCTACTTTGGGGGCATCAAGCTGGGGGCCGGGGGGTTGGTGCGGGCCTATGGGGGTGTGGCCGCCGAGGCCTTGAGGCGAGCCCCTAAGGTGCCCCTTGTGGCGTGGGAGGAGGTGCGCTTTTGGGTGCCTTTCTCCGAGGTGGGCCGGGTGCATGGACTCTTACGCTCCCGTTCCCTTACGGTGACGGAGGACTACCGGCCGGAAGGGGTGCGCTTTTGCGTGCGGCTTCCTGCCGGGGAGAAGGAGGAGGTTTTGCGGGAGGTGAGGAACCTCACCCGGGGGCAGGTCCGGGTGGAGGACTAG
- a CDS encoding Uma2 family endonuclease — translation MATAFGLVSLEAYLAKEVRSRRKHEYVEGVVYALAGANARHNLLVSNLLYLFRRRAEGTPCRVFPSDMRLKVGNRIYYPDLSVVCHPVDLEALYLEDACLVVEVLSAKTANIDAREKRTAYLTLPGLKAYLMVDSRRPSLILYRKGERGIEEARDRIHLPCLEMELTPEEVYRF, via the coding sequence ATGGCTACAGCCTTTGGGCTCGTGAGCCTCGAGGCCTACCTGGCGAAGGAGGTCCGCTCCCGGCGCAAGCACGAGTATGTGGAGGGGGTAGTCTACGCCTTAGCCGGGGCCAACGCTCGCCATAACCTCTTGGTGAGCAACCTGCTTTACCTCTTTCGCAGAAGGGCGGAAGGTACCCCCTGCCGCGTGTTTCCCTCTGACATGCGCCTAAAGGTCGGGAACCGCATCTACTACCCCGACCTCAGCGTGGTCTGCCATCCCGTGGACCTAGAGGCCCTTTACTTGGAGGACGCCTGTTTGGTGGTGGAGGTCCTCTCCGCCAAAACCGCCAACATTGACGCTCGGGAAAAGCGCACCGCCTACCTTACCCTTCCTGGACTGAAGGCCTACCTTATGGTGGACAGCCGCCGGCCCTCCCTCATCCTCTACCGCAAAGGAGAAAGGGGCATTGAGGAGGCCAGGGACCGCATTCACCTCCCCTGCCTGGAGATGGAGCTCACCCCGGAAGAGGTCTACCGGTTTTAG
- the floA gene encoding flotillin-like protein FloA (flotillin-like protein involved in membrane lipid rafts): protein MEGLGVLFLAFIVLVLVFLFFSFIPVGLWISAWAAGVRVPLITLVAMRLRRVPPAKIIYPLIKATKAGLDVRLDRLEAHYLAGGNVDRVVDALIAADKAGIKLTFDRAAAIDLAGRDVLEAVRVSVNPKVIQTPMVAAVAKDGIQLLATARVTVRANIDRLVGGAGEETIIARVGEGIVTTIGSANSHKEVLENPDRISKTVLEKGLDAGTAFEILSVDIADVDVGKNIGAQLQIDQAEADKKIAQAKAEERRAMAVAAEQENRALVEAMRAKLVEAQAQVPLALAEALRSGRLGVMDYYRLKNIEADTDMRESISRAAKPEGEE from the coding sequence ATGGAAGGATTGGGTGTGCTTTTTCTGGCGTTTATCGTCCTGGTTCTGGTCTTCTTGTTCTTTAGCTTCATCCCCGTAGGCCTCTGGATCTCCGCCTGGGCCGCAGGGGTCCGGGTGCCCCTCATCACCCTGGTGGCCATGCGCCTCAGGCGGGTTCCCCCCGCCAAGATCATCTACCCCCTCATCAAGGCCACCAAGGCGGGGTTGGACGTGCGCCTGGACCGCCTCGAGGCCCACTATCTGGCCGGGGGCAACGTGGACCGGGTGGTGGATGCCCTCATCGCCGCGGACAAGGCGGGCATCAAGCTCACCTTTGACCGGGCGGCGGCCATAGACCTAGCGGGGCGGGATGTGTTGGAAGCGGTGCGGGTTTCCGTGAACCCCAAGGTGATCCAGACCCCCATGGTGGCCGCGGTGGCCAAGGATGGGATCCAGCTTCTGGCTACGGCCCGGGTGACGGTAAGGGCCAACATCGACCGCCTGGTGGGCGGGGCCGGGGAGGAAACCATCATCGCCCGGGTGGGGGAAGGCATCGTGACCACCATCGGCAGCGCCAACTCCCACAAGGAGGTGTTGGAGAACCCGGACCGCATCAGCAAGACCGTGCTGGAAAAGGGCCTGGATGCCGGCACCGCCTTTGAGATCCTCTCCGTGGACATCGCCGACGTGGACGTGGGCAAGAACATCGGGGCCCAGCTGCAAATAGACCAGGCGGAGGCGGATAAGAAGATCGCCCAGGCCAAGGCGGAGGAGCGCCGGGCCATGGCCGTGGCCGCGGAGCAGGAGAACCGGGCCCTGGTGGAGGCCATGCGGGCCAAGCTGGTGGAGGCCCAGGCCCAGGTACCCCTGGCCTTAGCGGAGGCCCTGCGTTCAGGAAGGCTTGGGGTCATGGACTACTACCGCCTGAAGAACATCGAGGCCGACACCGACATGCGGGAGTCCATCAGCCGGGCGGCCAAGCCCGAGGGTGAGGAATGA
- a CDS encoding GreA/GreB family elongation factor: MAREVKLTKAGYERLMQQLLQERERLQEATRILQELMESSDDYDDSGLEAAKQEKARIEARIDSLEDILSRAVIIEGATTEVIGLGSVVELEDPVSGERLEVQVVSPAEASVLETPMKISDASPMGKALLGHREGDVLSLETPKGKKEFRVVSVRG; encoded by the coding sequence ATGGCGCGCGAGGTAAAGCTAACCAAGGCCGGTTACGAGCGGCTCATGCAGCAACTTCTGCAGGAACGGGAGCGCCTGCAAGAGGCCACCCGCATCCTGCAGGAGCTCATGGAGTCCTCCGACGACTACGACGACTCGGGGCTGGAAGCGGCCAAGCAGGAAAAGGCCCGCATTGAGGCCCGGATCGACAGCCTCGAGGACATCCTCTCCCGGGCGGTGATCATAGAAGGAGCCACCACCGAGGTGATCGGCCTGGGCTCGGTGGTGGAGCTGGAAGACCCGGTCAGCGGAGAACGCCTGGAGGTACAGGTGGTTTCCCCCGCCGAGGCCAGCGTCCTGGAGACCCCCATGAAGATCTCCGATGCCTCCCCCATGGGCAAGGCCCTCCTGGGCCACAGGGAAGGGGATGTGCTCAGCCTGGAAACCCCTAAGGGCAAGAAGGAGTTCCGGGTGGTCTCGGTGCGCGGCTAG
- a CDS encoding diacylglycerol kinase: protein MGRVPPRPREDPQPLKGVWRSLGYAWEGILYAWRVQRNFRLEAYLALLALGLTFWLGISPVPILLASALVLSLELLNTALEALADLVSPVFHPLVKRAKDTAAAAVLLASFFALLLGLYLFLPPLLGRFGLS, encoded by the coding sequence TTGGGAAGGGTTCCACCGCGTCCAAGAGAGGATCCTCAGCCTCTAAAGGGCGTTTGGCGCTCCCTGGGCTACGCCTGGGAGGGCATTCTGTACGCCTGGCGGGTGCAGCGCAACTTCCGCCTCGAGGCCTACCTGGCCCTCCTAGCCCTGGGCCTGACCTTCTGGCTAGGGATAAGCCCGGTGCCGATCCTCCTCGCTAGCGCCCTGGTGCTTTCCCTGGAACTCCTGAACACCGCCCTCGAGGCCCTGGCCGACCTGGTAAGCCCGGTGTTCCACCCCCTGGTCAAGCGGGCCAAGGACACGGCGGCAGCAGCGGTGCTTTTGGCCAGCTTCTTCGCCCTCCTCCTGGGCCTCTACCTCTTCCTGCCTCCCCTCCTGGGACGTTTTGGGCTAAGCTAG
- the polA gene encoding DNA polymerase I: MRAMLPLFEPKGRVLLVDGHHLAYRTFFALKGLTTSRGEPVQAVYGFAKSLLKALKEDGDVVMVVFDAKAPSFRHQAYEAYKAGRAPTPEDFPRQLALIKELVDLLGLMRLEVPGFEADDVLATLAKKAEGEGYEVRILTADRDLYQLLSDRIAILHPEGYLITPEWLWEKYGLKPSQWVDYRALAGDPSDNIPGVKGIGEKTAAKLVREWGSLENLLRNLDQVKPAHLREKIQAHLEDLKLSFELSRVRTDLPLEVDFARRREPDREALKAFLERLEFGSFLHEFGLLQSPIAAEEAPWPPPEGAFVGFVLSRPEPMWAELRALAAALEGRVYRAENPLAALGELGEARGLLAKDLAVVALREGISLAPGDDPMLLAYLLDPANTTPEGVARRYGGEWTEEAGERALLSERLYATLLKRLKGEERLLWLYQEVEKPLSRVLAHMEATGVRLDVAYLRALSLEVEAELGRLEGEVHRLAGHPFNLNSRDQLERVLFDELGLPAIGKTEKTGKRSTSAAVLEALRHVHPIVEHILQYRELAKLKGTYIDPLPGLVHPKTGRLHTRFNQTATATGRLSSSDPNLQNIPVRTPLGQRIRRAFIAEEGWTLVALDYSQIELRVLAHLSGDENLIRVFQEGQDIHTQTASWMFGVPPEGVDPLMRRAAKTINFGVLYGMSAHRLSGELSIPYEEAVAFIERYFHSYPKVRAWIERTLAAGRERGYVETLFGRRRYVPDLTSRVKSIREAAERMAFNMPVQGTAADLMKLAMVKLFPRLKALGARMLLQVHDELVLEAPKDRAEEVAQEAKRIMEGVWPLAVPLEVEVGIGEDWLSAKA; this comes from the coding sequence ATAAGGGCGATGCTGCCCCTTTTTGAGCCCAAGGGCCGGGTCCTTTTGGTGGACGGCCACCACCTGGCCTACCGCACCTTCTTCGCCCTCAAGGGCCTCACCACCAGCCGCGGCGAGCCGGTGCAGGCGGTGTACGGCTTCGCCAAAAGCCTTTTGAAGGCGCTCAAGGAAGACGGGGACGTGGTGATGGTGGTGTTTGACGCCAAGGCCCCCTCCTTCCGCCACCAGGCCTACGAGGCCTACAAGGCGGGGCGGGCCCCTACGCCAGAGGATTTCCCCCGGCAGCTTGCCCTCATCAAGGAGCTGGTGGACCTTCTGGGCCTCATGCGCCTCGAGGTGCCAGGCTTTGAGGCCGACGACGTCTTGGCCACCTTGGCCAAAAAGGCGGAAGGGGAAGGCTACGAGGTGCGCATCCTTACCGCAGACCGGGACCTCTACCAGCTCCTGTCGGATCGGATCGCCATCCTGCACCCGGAAGGGTACCTCATCACCCCGGAATGGCTTTGGGAAAAGTATGGCCTGAAGCCCTCCCAGTGGGTGGACTACCGGGCCCTTGCCGGGGACCCTTCCGACAACATCCCCGGGGTCAAGGGGATTGGGGAGAAGACGGCGGCCAAGCTGGTCCGGGAATGGGGGAGCCTGGAAAACCTGCTCAGGAACCTGGACCAGGTGAAGCCCGCCCACCTTCGCGAGAAGATCCAGGCGCACCTGGAGGACCTGAAGCTTTCCTTTGAGCTTTCCCGGGTGCGCACGGACCTGCCCTTGGAGGTGGACTTTGCCCGGCGCCGGGAGCCGGACCGGGAGGCCCTCAAAGCCTTTTTGGAGAGGCTTGAGTTTGGAAGCTTCCTCCATGAGTTTGGCCTTTTGCAAAGCCCCATAGCGGCGGAGGAAGCCCCTTGGCCACCTCCTGAGGGGGCTTTCGTGGGGTTTGTCCTCTCCAGGCCTGAGCCCATGTGGGCCGAACTCAGGGCCCTGGCGGCCGCCTTGGAGGGGCGGGTGTACCGGGCGGAAAACCCTTTGGCCGCCCTAGGGGAGCTGGGGGAGGCCCGGGGCCTGCTGGCCAAGGACCTGGCGGTGGTGGCCTTAAGGGAAGGGATCTCCCTGGCGCCTGGGGATGATCCCATGCTCCTCGCCTACCTTCTGGATCCCGCCAACACCACCCCCGAGGGGGTGGCCCGGCGCTACGGGGGGGAGTGGACGGAGGAGGCGGGGGAAAGGGCCCTTCTTTCCGAAAGGCTCTACGCCACCCTCCTAAAGCGGCTTAAGGGGGAGGAGCGGCTACTTTGGCTTTACCAGGAGGTGGAAAAGCCCCTATCCCGGGTCCTGGCCCACATGGAGGCCACGGGGGTTCGGCTGGATGTGGCCTATCTGAGGGCCCTTTCCCTGGAGGTGGAGGCGGAGCTTGGGCGGCTGGAGGGGGAGGTCCATCGCCTGGCGGGGCACCCCTTTAACCTGAACTCCCGGGACCAGCTGGAAAGGGTCCTCTTTGACGAGCTCGGGCTTCCCGCCATCGGCAAGACGGAGAAGACGGGAAAGCGCTCCACCAGTGCGGCGGTCCTCGAGGCCTTAAGGCATGTCCACCCCATTGTGGAGCACATCCTTCAGTACCGGGAGCTTGCCAAGCTGAAGGGCACCTACATTGACCCCCTTCCCGGCCTGGTCCACCCCAAGACGGGCCGGCTCCACACCCGCTTCAACCAGACGGCCACGGCCACCGGGCGCTTAAGCAGCTCCGACCCCAACCTGCAAAACATTCCCGTGCGCACCCCCTTGGGCCAAAGGATCCGCCGCGCCTTCATCGCGGAAGAGGGGTGGACCCTGGTGGCCTTGGACTATAGCCAGATAGAGCTCAGGGTTTTGGCCCATCTTTCCGGGGACGAGAACCTGATCCGGGTCTTCCAGGAGGGGCAGGATATCCACACGCAAACCGCCAGCTGGATGTTTGGGGTGCCCCCAGAAGGGGTGGATCCCCTGATGCGCCGGGCGGCCAAGACCATCAACTTTGGCGTGCTCTACGGCATGTCCGCTCACCGGCTTTCGGGGGAGCTTTCCATCCCCTACGAGGAGGCGGTGGCCTTCATCGAGCGCTACTTCCACAGCTACCCCAAGGTGCGGGCTTGGATTGAAAGAACCCTGGCGGCGGGGCGGGAGCGGGGCTACGTGGAGACCCTCTTTGGCCGCCGACGCTACGTGCCCGACCTGACTTCCCGGGTGAAGAGCATCCGGGAGGCTGCCGAGCGCATGGCCTTCAACATGCCGGTGCAGGGGACGGCGGCGGATCTCATGAAGCTGGCCATGGTGAAGCTCTTCCCTAGGCTTAAAGCCCTGGGGGCCCGGATGCTTCTTCAGGTGCACGACGAGCTGGTCCTCGAGGCCCCCAAGGACCGGGCAGAGGAAGTGGCCCAAGAGGCCAAGAGGATCATGGAGGGGGTGTGGCCCTTGGCGGTGCCCCTCGAGGTGGAGGTGGGCATCGGGGAGGACTGGCTTTCCGCCAAGGCCTAA